In the Populus trichocarpa isolate Nisqually-1 chromosome 1, P.trichocarpa_v4.1, whole genome shotgun sequence genome, one interval contains:
- the LOC7479287 gene encoding protein LURP-one-related 17: MSLQGSRAKTTTTILKMIFFLKSLSRSVHDQEHYHEPVAETEEVENKISTDGKCTLLTVWRKSLLISCNGFTVINSCGDLVYRVDNYIDRPEELILMDGSGKSILTMRRRKKLGVRIDSWLVYEGEVGNHCARTKLSKNPIWCVRKNTNHNALAYVFRGSSDKRPSFVIEGSYTHRSCKVLDGSRKVLAEIKRKEAIVGGVSYGVEVFVLNVEPGFDPGFAMGLVLILDQIFS, translated from the exons ATGTCTCTTCAAGGTTCAAGAGCGAAGACTACTACCACTATATTGAAGATGATATTTTTCCTGAAATCTTTGTCAAGATCAGTCCATGATCAAGAACATTATCACGAGCCAGTTGCTGAGACCGAGGAGGTCGAGAACAAGATTAGTACTGATGGCAAGTGCACTTTATTAACAGTGTGGAGAAAGTCACTCTTAATCAGTTGCAATGGGTTTACAGTTATCAATTCTTGTGGAGATTTAGTTTATCGCGTTGATAATTACATTGATCGTCCTGAGGAACTCATTCTTATGGATGGCTCAGGAAAATCAATCCTCACAATGCGTCGACGTAAG AAGCTTGGAGTACGAATTGATAGCTGGCTTGTCTATGAAGGTGAAGTAGGTAACCATTGCGCAAGAACCAAATTATCAAAGAATCCAATTTGGTGTGTCAGGAAGAATACCAATCACAATGCACTTGCTTATGTTTTTCGAGGATCCTCGGATAAAAGACCTTCGTTTGTGATCGAAGGTTCTTATACGCATAGATCATGCAAAGTGTTAGATGGATCGAGAAAGGTGTTGGCAGAGATCAAGAGGAAAGAAGCTATAGTTGGAGGTGTTTCTTATGGGGTAgaggtttttgttttgaatgtaGAGCCGGGATTTGATCCTGGATTTGCCATGGGTTTAGTTCTCATATTGGATCAAATATTTtcctaa